The Rhinatrema bivittatum chromosome 4, aRhiBiv1.1, whole genome shotgun sequence genome window below encodes:
- the SNRPF gene encoding small nuclear ribonucleoprotein F — translation MSLPLNPKPFLNGLTGKPVMVKLKWGMEYKGYLVSVDGYMNMQLANTEEYIDGALSGHLGEVLIRCNNVLYIRGVEEEEEDGEMRE, via the exons AGTTTACCATTAAACCCTAAGCCTTTCCTCAATGGATTGACTGGTAAGCCAGTAATGGTAAAGCTGAAGTGGGGTATGGAGTACAAAGGGTACTTGGTATCTGTCGACGGATACATGAACATGCAG CTTGCAAACACAGAAGAATACATAGATGGTGCGTTGTCTGGACATCTTGGTGAAGTTTTGATAAG ATGTAACAATGTTCTGTATATCAGAGGtgtagaagaagaagaagaggatggAGAAATGAGAGAATAA